The genomic region GCAAGTGCCCGAACAGCACCTGGCTGTCCCGCACGGGTGTGAACCTGCCGACGTCACGCCGTGTGGATGACGCGATGGTGGCGCGGATTGCCGGTGTGTTCGAGAGCGTCCTCGGCAAGAAAGCCTGACAAGCCTTTCCGGTAAAAGAAAAACGGGCGCCCCATCCGGAGCGCCCGTTTTTTCTTGTGAAGCTGGCGCGTCAGTCGCGGATCGGGTAGCGCATCCAGTCATGGGCCAGCAGTGCGGCATCGTCTGCATCAAGGCGGCGGCCTGCGGCGCGGCGGTAAGTGGCGCGATTGGCACGCGCGGTGCGCAGGAAGTCGAAGTCCGACAGGCGGACCTTGCCCTTGGCAATCAGGTCTGCGCACAGCGCATCATCCGTGAAGAGGCGCTCGATCACGCCACCCATATCATGCGGGTCCATCGGGTCGAACAGCAGGCCCGCGTCACCGACCTGTTCGGGCAGCGCAGTGACGTTTGAACTTGCGACCGGGATGCCTTCGGCCCAGGCCTCGAAGATGGGCAGGCTGTTGGCCTCGAACAGGCTCGGTACGACAAGGCAGCGGGCCATCTGATAGATCGCGCGCAATTCTTCGTTGGAGACAAAACCAAGGAACTGAACCTGGTTTTCAAGGCCGAGTTCGCGCACCCGGTTGTCCAACGCCTCGCGGCTTGGTTCGTGCCGGGCGCCGGTGGAGACAAGCGGCACAGTGATGCCTTTCTCGTCGCGCAGCCAGGCCATCGCCTCGAACAGGCGGAGGTGGTTTTTATGCGGCCAGGTATTGTTCGGATAGAAGATGTAGCGTTCGGGCAGGACGTATTTGGCGCGGGTCGCCGCCTTGTCCTCATCTGACACCTCGGCCAGCAGCTGTGTCGGCGCAGCCTCCGGGATGATCTGAACCTTGTCGGGGTTTACCGCGAACTGGGCGACGACATCATCCTTGATCCATTGTGAGTTCACGATGATCGCATGGGATGTCCGGCAAGCCGCGCGATAGATCGTTTCCCGCCAGGTGAGGTCTGCCAGGTCGAAGAATTGCGGATAGTGCAGGTGCTGCAGGTCGTGCGGATTATAGACCGTCGGGATGGCGCAATAGATGAAGCCCTGTGTGGGCTGGTGCAGCACGTCGAGGCCGAGGCTTTCCAGCCAGCCATCTGAGATCGGTACCTGCGGCCAGCCGACCCGGCCGTCGCGGCCAAGCGCCTTGTTGGCGAGGCCTTTCACGCCGCGCAACAGGTCGCGGACCGGATTGCCAGAAGAGGCAGGGCGCATTTCGAAGCGCTGGTTCGCTGCAAGGGGGCTCAGCCAGTCGACCTGGTTCTGGTTCTCTACGATCAGGACGTAGGTTTCCGGTCCGTCCAGCTTGCCGAGCGCCGTGACCAGGCTGCGCAGGGCCGTGGCGATGCCGCCATGTATGCCCGGTTCGACGTCTACAATGATGCCAACCTTCAAAATCCTGTCCCCTCCGTGGAGCGATCTTAACGATCCTGTTCTAATGTGAAGGTGCGCGTCACCTGTGAAGGGCGCAGCACGCAAGTCTCATACTATTGGATCGTCCTTTTATGGGCCGTTCCTTGAAATTCCGTGATAGTAGAAACAGGAAATTTACTGGAATACGGTTTGCAACCAACACGAAGTTTTCGCGTCGTGCCTTTTTAGGCGCCTTCGCGCAGAGTAGAGGCGTCCTGACGGCATACATATGAGACTGGTGGCACCTTTCGGGTTTTACGGCAGCGGCAATATCGGCGATGAAGCGACGCTGCTGGGGTTTGGCCGTCTCATGGAACGCTTCGGCGGCGGTGTGGCGGTGGATGTAGCCTCCAGCGACCCCGCGCATACGAAGCGCGTTGAGCCGGCGTTCCGGTATTACCAGTATGTCGACGGAATCATGGGGCTGCCCGCCAAGCTGCACGCGCACATGGGGGCTGGCTATATCATCCCCGGCGGCACGCCGCTTATGGACAATCTGGGTGACTGGCCGCTGCTCAGCCTTGGCGGAATGCTCCAGCATGCCGGAAACTGGGGCAAACCCGCAGCATTTGTCGGTGTCGGCGTGGAGCAGTTGCGCCACGACATTTCCCGCAAGCGCGTGCAGGAACAGATCATTCCGAACGTCATGAGCTGGAGCGTGCGCAGTGTGCATGACCGGGACCGGCTGCTGGACCTTGGTGTCGCGCCAGAGCTGATCACGATCGCGGCTGACATGGCCTGGCTGCTGGATCCGGCTGACCCTGCCTATGGCCGCAAGGTGACCCAGCGCCTGGGCCTCGGCGGGCGGCCGATCATCGGCGTCAACATCAATGCCGAAGACCACATGATCGAGAAGGCGCCGCGCCTGTTCACCGAACTTGCTGCCGGGCTCGACGATCTCGTCAACCGGCACGGCGCGCGCGTGCTCTTCCTGTTCAATGAGGTGCGGGAAGGGGAGACCTATGACCAGGCGGCTGCTGACCTCGTTCGTTCACTGATGTCGCGCAAGGATGCGGTCCTGATGGGGCCGTCGGACTATCTTATCCCGCAAGAAATGATGTCAATTATCGCGCAATGCGCGATGACGATTTCCACCAGATATCATTTCTGCGTATTCTCGGCCTTGCAGGGGGTACCGTTTCTTGGCATCCGCCGGTCGGACAAGGTAAGTGATCTCTGCCGGGACTTGGGCTGGAAGGCGGCCCTTGACCCAGACACGGCCAGCAGCGCCGACATTTCGGCAGCCGGAGACCGGCTGCTGGGGGACCCGTCTGCCGAGCTCAAGAAGCTGGCGGACAAGATTGCGGCCATGCGTGTGCGGGCCGAAGATAACAAGCTCGCGCTGGATGCTTTGCTGGGGGCAATGCGCGGAGTGGGAATGCAGACCTGGATGCGCCATGCGGCGGGCCGGGTCGGACAAAAACTGGGGGTTGGGGGTCGATGAAACCCGAAAGTAAAAAAGTTTTGGTGATCACGGGCGTGTTTCCGCCCATGCCGATTGCAGAGGGCGATCATATTGCGCGCCTGAGCGAAGGCCTAGCCGAACGCGGCTATTCCGTTGATGTGCTGACCAGCACGAAAGCGGACGGCAAGAGCGTCAAAGGCTGCCGGGTCCATGCCGAAATGGACAACTGGAACTGGGCGTCACAGGGCAAGGTGCTGCGGTTTGCACAGGAGCTGAAGCCGGACCTGATCTTCATCTGGTTCATCGGCATGGCATTCGAATTCCATCCGATGATCTCGCTGCTGCCAACACGGCTCAAGGCGGCTCTGCCGGAAACGCAGATCGTCACCCAGATCACCGCACCCGTGGGTGTGCGACCGAAGGAACATCCGTTCCTGACCCGGCTGAACCTGAAAATTTCTGTACACGCACTGGGCGGCGGGAATATCAGTTACGAATATGGCACGATCCTGCGTGACAGCGACCGTGTGGTCGCCATGGCGAAACCGCACCTGGAACGTTTTGCGGAACATATGCCGGGTCTGGAAGACAAGTCCGCAATTATTCCGCCTCCGCCGCTGATCCCGATGAGCGTGCCGGGTGAAGCCTCCCGCCTGAAAGGGCGCGAGATGTTGGGCGTGCCGGCCGATGCGCCGCTGTTTGCCTATTTCGGGCGTCTCTATGTGGGCAAGGGCCTCGAATATCTCATTCGTGGTTTTGCGAAGGTTCGTGCTCAGCTGCCCGAGGCACGGCTCGCCATCATTGGCGGCGCTGCCCCGGACTATTTCAAATCCGGCTGGAGTGTCGATGACCTTCACGCGATTGCCCGGGAAGAGGGGATCGAGGATGCGATCAGCTGGACCGGCGAATTCCCGTTCGATACGGACGCAGGCTCTCTCTACTTACGGGCGGCCGACTATGCCGTATTGCCGTTTTCGGAAGGGGCTGCACTGAACAACAGTTCCATCGCAGCCTGCGCGGCGCATGAACTGCCGGTGATCACCACTCTGGGCGACCGTCCGGAACCGGAATTTGTCGATGGCGGGAATGTCCTGCTGGTGGCGCCGAAGGATGCCGATGCGCTGGCAGATGGTATGCGGCGTGTGCTGAAGGATGCAGACCTCAGCGAGCGTCTTCGTGCAGGATCGGCCGCGTTGACGAACCAGTATTTCAGCTGGGACGCCACGCTGGACAGCACGGTAAAAGTGTTCGCAGATGCGCTGGAAACAGCCGCTGTTCAGGAGCTGGCATGACCCGCGTCAGCCAGGCCCTCTTCCTGGTGGGCGGCAAAGGCACCCGGTTAGGCGCTCTTTCGGCCAATACGCCGAAACCGATGCAGGAAATTGCATCCGGCGTGTGCTTCCTGGACCTGCTGCTGGAAAATGCTGCACGCATGGGGTTCAGTGATCTCGTCTTGCTGGCCGGCCACCTCGGCGACAAGGTCGAGGCGGCCTATGACGGGCAACGTATCGGGGACGCGACAATCCGTGTCGTGCGGGAAAGCCAGCCGATGGGAACAGGCGGGGCGCTTGCGCAGGCAGCGGATGTGCTGGCTGAACGCTTTGTCCTTCTGAATGGCGATTCCTTTTTTGATATAAACCTGCGTGCACTGACAGCGGCGCCGTTGCCGGAAGGCGGCGGGCGTCTCGCCCTGCGCATGGTAGACGACACCGCCCGCTACGGTTCGGTCCAGTTGGAAGACACAAGGATTTCCGCCTTTATCGAAAAGAATCCTGACCTGAAAGGGCCGGGCCTGATCAATGGCGGCATCTACTATCTCGATCGCGCCATGGTCAGCCGCATTGAGGCGCCGTCATCCATTGAAAGTGATGTCTTCCCCAGACTTGTCGAGGAAGGGCGTCTGGAAGGTTTGCCTTTCGATGGGTATTTCCTGGATATCGGCTTGCCCGAGACATTGGCACAGGCGCAACGCGAAACCGCCGCCATGCGTGTGCGTCCGGCGGCGTTCCTGGACAGGGACGGAGTGCTGAACGAGGATCATGGCTATACCCACCGCGTCGAGGACCTGACATGGATGCCAGGTGCGCGGGAGGCGATCCGCCTGCTGAATGATCGCGGCTACCGGGTGATCGTGGTCACCAACCAGGCCGGCGTTGCGCGTGGGTTTTATGAGGAAGACGCGATTGGCGTTTTCCATGCGGGCATGCA from uncultured Hyphomonas sp. harbors:
- a CDS encoding glycosyltransferase family 1 protein, with translation MKVGIIVDVEPGIHGGIATALRSLVTALGKLDGPETYVLIVENQNQVDWLSPLAANQRFEMRPASSGNPVRDLLRGVKGLANKALGRDGRVGWPQVPISDGWLESLGLDVLHQPTQGFIYCAIPTVYNPHDLQHLHYPQFFDLADLTWRETIYRAACRTSHAIIVNSQWIKDDVVAQFAVNPDKVQIIPEAAPTQLLAEVSDEDKAATRAKYVLPERYIFYPNNTWPHKNHLRLFEAMAWLRDEKGITVPLVSTGARHEPSREALDNRVRELGLENQVQFLGFVSNEELRAIYQMARCLVVPSLFEANSLPIFEAWAEGIPVASSNVTALPEQVGDAGLLFDPMDPHDMGGVIERLFTDDALCADLIAKGKVRLSDFDFLRTARANRATYRRAAGRRLDADDAALLAHDWMRYPIRD
- a CDS encoding polysaccharide pyruvyl transferase family protein; translated protein: MRLVAPFGFYGSGNIGDEATLLGFGRLMERFGGGVAVDVASSDPAHTKRVEPAFRYYQYVDGIMGLPAKLHAHMGAGYIIPGGTPLMDNLGDWPLLSLGGMLQHAGNWGKPAAFVGVGVEQLRHDISRKRVQEQIIPNVMSWSVRSVHDRDRLLDLGVAPELITIAADMAWLLDPADPAYGRKVTQRLGLGGRPIIGVNINAEDHMIEKAPRLFTELAAGLDDLVNRHGARVLFLFNEVREGETYDQAAADLVRSLMSRKDAVLMGPSDYLIPQEMMSIIAQCAMTISTRYHFCVFSALQGVPFLGIRRSDKVSDLCRDLGWKAALDPDTASSADISAAGDRLLGDPSAELKKLADKIAAMRVRAEDNKLALDALLGAMRGVGMQTWMRHAAGRVGQKLGVGGR
- a CDS encoding glycosyltransferase family 4 protein, which encodes MKPESKKVLVITGVFPPMPIAEGDHIARLSEGLAERGYSVDVLTSTKADGKSVKGCRVHAEMDNWNWASQGKVLRFAQELKPDLIFIWFIGMAFEFHPMISLLPTRLKAALPETQIVTQITAPVGVRPKEHPFLTRLNLKISVHALGGGNISYEYGTILRDSDRVVAMAKPHLERFAEHMPGLEDKSAIIPPPPLIPMSVPGEASRLKGREMLGVPADAPLFAYFGRLYVGKGLEYLIRGFAKVRAQLPEARLAIIGGAAPDYFKSGWSVDDLHAIAREEGIEDAISWTGEFPFDTDAGSLYLRAADYAVLPFSEGAALNNSSIAACAAHELPVITTLGDRPEPEFVDGGNVLLVAPKDADALADGMRRVLKDADLSERLRAGSAALTNQYFSWDATLDSTVKVFADALETAAVQELA
- a CDS encoding HAD-IIIA family hydrolase, with translation MTRVSQALFLVGGKGTRLGALSANTPKPMQEIASGVCFLDLLLENAARMGFSDLVLLAGHLGDKVEAAYDGQRIGDATIRVVRESQPMGTGGALAQAADVLAERFVLLNGDSFFDINLRALTAAPLPEGGGRLALRMVDDTARYGSVQLEDTRISAFIEKNPDLKGPGLINGGIYYLDRAMVSRIEAPSSIESDVFPRLVEEGRLEGLPFDGYFLDIGLPETLAQAQRETAAMRVRPAAFLDRDGVLNEDHGYTHRVEDLTWMPGAREAIRLLNDRGYRVIVVTNQAGVARGFYEEDAIGVFHAGMQAQLAGEGAFVDAFYHCPFHADGKVPAYTVADHPDRKPNPGMILRALKDWKVDQGASFLIGDKPSDMEAARRAGLPGHLYSGGDLRALVSDIIGPG